From the Caballeronia sp. NK8 genome, one window contains:
- the rpoH gene encoding RNA polymerase sigma factor RpoH, which yields MTNAMTLPNVLSSAPAKASSAGALTYAQSSMLTGQIGNIDSYIQAVNRIPMLSQAEERQYATEFREQGNLNAARQLVLSHLRLVVSIARNYLGYGLPHADLIQEGNIGLMKAVKRFDPEQNVRLVSYAMHWIKAEIHEYILRNWRMVKVATTKAQRKLFFNLRSHKTSHSAFTPDEIEGLASELNVKREEVAEMETRLSGGDIALEGQIDDGEEAFAPIAYLADSHNEPTNVIAARQFDKLQSDGLADALESLDERSRRIIKARWLDVQDDGSGGKTLHELADEFGVSAERIRQIEASAMKKMRSALHDYA from the coding sequence GTGACCAATGCGATGACCCTTCCGAATGTTCTGAGCTCGGCACCTGCCAAGGCATCTTCGGCAGGCGCGCTGACGTACGCACAGTCGTCGATGCTGACCGGCCAGATCGGCAACATCGATTCCTATATACAAGCAGTGAACCGCATTCCGATGCTTTCGCAAGCAGAGGAACGTCAGTACGCCACCGAATTCCGCGAGCAGGGCAACCTGAACGCCGCGCGCCAGCTCGTGCTTTCGCACTTGCGCCTCGTAGTGTCGATCGCCCGCAACTACCTTGGCTACGGCCTGCCGCACGCAGACCTGATCCAGGAAGGCAACATCGGTCTGATGAAGGCCGTGAAGCGCTTCGACCCCGAGCAAAACGTACGCCTGGTTTCGTACGCGATGCACTGGATCAAGGCCGAGATCCACGAGTACATCCTGCGCAACTGGCGCATGGTGAAGGTCGCCACAACCAAGGCGCAGCGCAAGCTGTTCTTCAACCTGCGCAGCCACAAGACGAGCCATTCGGCGTTCACGCCGGACGAGATCGAAGGTCTCGCGAGCGAGCTGAACGTGAAGCGCGAGGAAGTCGCGGAGATGGAAACGCGCCTGTCGGGCGGCGATATCGCGCTCGAAGGCCAGATCGACGACGGCGAGGAAGCATTCGCGCCGATCGCCTATCTTGCAGACTCGCACAACGAGCCGACGAACGTCATCGCCGCGCGCCAGTTCGACAAGCTGCAAAGCGACGGACTCGCCGACGCGCTGGAATCGCTCGATGAGCGCAGCCGCCGCATCATCAAGGCGCGCTGGCTCGACGTGCAGGACGATGGCTCGGGCGGCAAGACGCTGCATGAACTTGCCGACGAGTTCGGCGTGTCGGCGGAACGCATCCGCCAGATCGAAGCGAGCGCGATGAAGAAAATGCGCTCCGCGCTGCACGACTACGCGTAA
- the ptsP gene encoding phosphoenolpyruvate--protein phosphotransferase translates to MRRAEESLLNHSIDNPNDVVLLAPFTGPVVPLADVPDPVFAEGMFGDGIGIDPLDNVLVSPCDGTITHLARTHHAVTLRTKEGAEILVHIGIDTVGLGGKGFTPIVEQGATVRAGQPLIEFDADFVAQHAPSLVSVIAVANGDAFDVVDRAGRGVLNAGARLLVLRAKHGERAETARSGALVTEEARRSVTLAHAGGLHARPAARAREAARGFDAKVEVRYEGKKAPVESVVGLLGLGAGEGSTIELVGIGAQAQQAVEAVAAELLRAALGEVEETPARAKSPAPVAKAAAAGEPLPPNTLAGVCAAPGIAVGKLVRWDDQEIVPPEQASGQSAAESRALDKAIAQVDADLDETVRTASQRGAVGEAGIFAVHRVLLEDPTLVDAARDLISLGKSAGFAWREAIRAQIALLSNVQDELLAERAADLRDIEKRVLRALGLTSTAAVELPAETVLAATEFTPSDLSSLDRTRVTALVMARGGATSHAAIIARQIGIPALVAIGDALHAIPEGTQVVVDASAGRIEHAPTQLDVERARAERERLANVREANRKMSQEASSTKDGRHIEVAANIATLDDAKAAVENGADAVGLLRTELLFIHRQSAPTVAEHAQSYQGIVDALQGRTAIIRTLDVGADKEVDYLTLPPEENPALGLRGIRLAQVRPDLLDDQLRGLLAVKPLGAVRILLPMVTDAGELQRLRARIDELAREAGRTEPIEVGVMIEVPSAALLADQLAKYADFLSIGTNDLTQYTLAMDRCQPDLAAQSDGLHPAVLRLIKVAVQGAEKHGKWVGVCGALGGDPVAAPLLVGLGVTELSVDPGTVPGIKARVRNLDYQLCRQRAEDCLALESAQAVRAASREIWPQD, encoded by the coding sequence ATGCGCCGTGCCGAGGAGTCACTGTTGAACCATTCCATCGATAACCCGAACGATGTCGTGCTGCTTGCGCCGTTCACCGGTCCCGTCGTGCCGCTCGCCGACGTGCCGGACCCCGTGTTCGCCGAAGGCATGTTCGGCGACGGCATCGGCATCGATCCGCTCGATAACGTGCTCGTCTCGCCCTGCGACGGCACGATCACGCATCTCGCCCGCACGCATCACGCGGTGACGCTGCGCACGAAGGAGGGCGCGGAGATCCTCGTGCACATCGGCATCGACACGGTCGGGCTGGGCGGCAAGGGTTTCACGCCGATAGTCGAGCAGGGCGCAACCGTGCGCGCGGGCCAGCCGCTCATCGAGTTCGATGCGGACTTCGTCGCGCAACACGCGCCGAGTCTCGTCTCGGTGATCGCGGTCGCGAACGGCGATGCCTTCGATGTCGTCGATCGCGCCGGGCGCGGCGTGCTGAATGCGGGCGCGCGCTTGCTGGTCTTGCGCGCGAAGCACGGCGAGAGGGCGGAAACCGCGCGCTCCGGCGCGCTCGTCACGGAAGAAGCGCGCCGCAGCGTGACGCTGGCGCATGCGGGCGGTCTGCATGCCCGTCCGGCGGCGCGGGCGCGCGAGGCCGCGCGTGGTTTCGACGCCAAGGTCGAAGTGCGCTACGAAGGCAAGAAGGCGCCGGTGGAAAGCGTGGTCGGCCTGCTCGGACTCGGTGCGGGCGAGGGCTCGACCATCGAACTGGTCGGTATCGGTGCTCAGGCGCAACAGGCGGTCGAAGCCGTCGCCGCCGAATTGCTGCGCGCGGCGCTGGGCGAAGTCGAAGAGACGCCCGCGCGCGCCAAGTCGCCCGCGCCGGTCGCGAAGGCAGCCGCTGCCGGCGAGCCGCTGCCGCCGAATACGCTGGCTGGCGTGTGCGCGGCGCCGGGCATCGCGGTCGGCAAGCTGGTGCGCTGGGACGATCAGGAGATCGTGCCGCCGGAACAGGCGAGCGGCCAGTCGGCGGCGGAAAGCCGTGCGCTCGACAAGGCCATCGCGCAGGTCGATGCCGATCTCGACGAGACCGTGCGAACCGCGTCGCAGCGTGGCGCGGTCGGCGAAGCGGGCATTTTCGCGGTGCATCGCGTGCTGCTCGAGGACCCGACGCTCGTCGACGCCGCGCGCGACCTGATCAGCCTCGGCAAGAGCGCGGGCTTCGCGTGGCGCGAGGCGATCCGCGCGCAGATCGCGCTGCTGTCGAACGTGCAGGACGAGCTGCTCGCCGAGCGCGCCGCCGATCTGCGCGATATCGAAAAGCGCGTGTTGCGCGCGCTCGGCCTCACGAGCACGGCGGCAGTCGAGCTGCCGGCGGAAACCGTGCTCGCGGCCACCGAGTTCACGCCGTCCGACCTGTCGTCGCTCGACCGCACGCGCGTCACCGCGCTCGTGATGGCGCGCGGCGGCGCGACTTCGCACGCGGCGATCATCGCGCGGCAGATCGGCATTCCGGCGCTCGTCGCCATCGGCGATGCGCTGCACGCGATTCCCGAAGGCACGCAAGTGGTCGTGGACGCATCGGCGGGCCGCATCGAACATGCGCCGACGCAACTCGACGTCGAACGCGCGCGCGCCGAACGCGAGCGTCTCGCGAACGTGCGTGAGGCGAATCGCAAGATGTCGCAGGAAGCGTCATCGACGAAGGACGGCCGCCATATCGAAGTGGCCGCGAACATCGCCACGCTCGACGATGCCAAGGCCGCCGTCGAGAACGGCGCGGACGCGGTCGGCCTGCTGCGCACCGAACTGCTGTTCATTCATCGCCAGTCGGCGCCGACGGTCGCGGAGCATGCGCAAAGCTATCAGGGCATCGTCGATGCGTTGCAAGGCCGCACCGCGATCATCCGCACGCTCGATGTCGGCGCGGACAAGGAAGTCGACTATCTGACGCTGCCGCCCGAGGAAAACCCGGCGCTCGGCCTGCGCGGCATCCGTCTCGCGCAAGTGCGCCCCGATCTGCTCGACGATCAGTTGCGCGGCCTGCTTGCCGTGAAGCCGCTGGGCGCGGTACGCATCCTTCTGCCGATGGTGACGGACGCCGGCGAACTGCAGCGCCTGCGCGCGCGCATCGACGAACTGGCGCGCGAAGCGGGCCGCACCGAGCCGATCGAAGTGGGCGTGATGATCGAAGTGCCGTCGGCGGCGCTGCTCGCCGACCAACTCGCGAAATACGCGGATTTCCTCTCGATCGGCACCAACGACCTCACGCAGTACACGCTCGCGATGGACCGCTGCCAGCCCGATCTCGCCGCGCAGTCCGACGGCCTGCATCCCGCCGTGCTGCGCCTCATCAAGGTGGCCGTGCAGGGCGCGGAAAAGCACGGCAAGTGGGTCGGCGTGTGCGGCGCGCTCGGCGGCGATCCGGTCGCGGCCCCGTTGCTCGTCGGCCTCGGCGTGACCGAGCTGTCGGTCGATCCGGGCACGGTGCCCGGCATCAAGGCGCGCGTGCGCAATCTCGATTACCAACTGTGCCGTCAGCGCGCCGAGGACTGCCTCGCGCTCGAATCGGCACAGGCAGTAAGAGCGGCAAGCCGCGAAATCTGGCCGCAGGACTGA
- the nagE gene encoding N-acetylglucosamine-specific PTS transporter subunit IIBC: MDANPFAKMQRLGRALMLPIAVLPVAGLLLRLGQPDVFNIKMIADAGDAIFTNLPLLFAIGVAVGFAKDNNGTAGLAGAIGYLIEVAVMKDINDKLNMGVLSGIIAGVIAGYMYNRFKDIKLPEYLAFFGGKRFVPIITGVTCLILGIVLGYIWQPVQAAIDTAGNWLTTAGALGTFVFGVLNRILLVTGLHHIINSLAWFVFGSFTPPGGGAVVHGDLHRFFAGDPTAGGFMTGFFPIMMFGLPAACLAMFHEAPKERRAIVGGLLFSMALTAFLTGVTEPIEYSFMFLAPVLYAIHAVLTGLSLAICSALGVHLGFTFSAGAIDYVLNYGLSQRGWMAIPIGIVYFVIYYGLFRFFIRKFNMATPGREPATTDAETDVATTVDGGLIPPVPGAAAVSNTRAAKYIAALGGASNLTLVDACTTRLRLSVVDSEKVSEPQLKGIGARGVLKRGATNVQVIIGPEADLIADEIRTELEHSSTRGATPASSTPSQPVAAAASADQTPGPLDPDPFRWLAVFGGATNIASIDAVAQTRLRVVVRDPSSVDRQRLSSLDVAWVSADTFHIVVGAAAQRYATQLSTRLSGNGGGTAPMPA; the protein is encoded by the coding sequence ATGGACGCCAACCCGTTTGCAAAGATGCAGCGACTAGGCCGCGCGCTGATGCTGCCGATCGCCGTACTTCCGGTGGCCGGCCTGCTTCTGCGTCTCGGCCAGCCTGATGTCTTCAACATCAAGATGATCGCCGACGCCGGCGATGCGATCTTCACCAACCTTCCGCTTTTGTTCGCCATCGGCGTGGCGGTGGGCTTCGCGAAGGACAACAACGGCACGGCGGGTCTCGCCGGCGCGATCGGCTATCTGATCGAAGTGGCGGTGATGAAGGACATCAACGACAAGCTCAACATGGGCGTGCTGTCGGGGATCATCGCCGGGGTGATTGCGGGCTACATGTACAACCGCTTCAAGGACATCAAGCTGCCCGAATATCTGGCGTTCTTCGGCGGCAAGCGCTTCGTGCCGATCATTACGGGCGTCACGTGTCTGATACTCGGCATCGTGCTCGGCTACATATGGCAGCCGGTGCAAGCGGCCATCGACACCGCAGGCAACTGGCTGACGACGGCCGGCGCGCTCGGCACGTTCGTGTTCGGCGTGCTGAACCGCATCCTGCTCGTGACGGGTCTGCATCACATCATCAACTCGCTCGCATGGTTCGTGTTCGGCTCGTTCACGCCTCCGGGCGGCGGCGCGGTGGTGCACGGCGACCTGCATCGCTTCTTCGCGGGCGATCCCACCGCGGGCGGCTTCATGACCGGCTTCTTCCCGATCATGATGTTCGGCCTTCCGGCCGCGTGTCTCGCGATGTTCCATGAAGCGCCGAAGGAGCGCCGCGCGATCGTCGGCGGCCTGCTGTTCTCGATGGCGCTGACCGCGTTCCTCACGGGCGTGACCGAACCGATCGAATACAGCTTCATGTTCCTCGCGCCGGTGCTCTACGCGATCCACGCAGTGCTGACGGGTCTGTCTCTCGCGATCTGTTCGGCGCTCGGCGTCCATCTCGGCTTCACGTTCTCGGCGGGCGCGATCGACTATGTGCTGAACTACGGCCTGTCGCAGCGCGGCTGGATGGCGATTCCGATCGGCATCGTCTATTTCGTCATTTACTACGGCCTGTTCCGCTTCTTCATCCGCAAGTTCAACATGGCGACGCCGGGCCGCGAGCCGGCCACGACTGACGCAGAAACCGATGTCGCAACCACGGTCGATGGCGGTCTGATTCCGCCGGTTCCGGGCGCGGCGGCTGTGTCGAACACGCGTGCGGCGAAGTACATCGCGGCGCTCGGCGGCGCGTCCAACCTGACGCTCGTCGATGCCTGCACGACGCGTCTGCGTCTGTCGGTGGTGGATTCGGAGAAAGTGTCGGAGCCGCAGTTGAAGGGCATCGGCGCGCGCGGCGTGCTCAAGCGCGGCGCGACCAACGTGCAGGTGATCATCGGACCGGAAGCCGACCTGATCGCCGATGAAATCCGCACCGAGCTGGAACATTCGTCGACGCGTGGCGCGACGCCGGCATCGTCGACGCCGTCACAACCTGTGGCAGCGGCGGCGAGCGCCGACCAGACGCCCGGCCCGCTCGATCCGGACCCGTTCCGCTGGCTCGCCGTGTTCGGCGGCGCGACCAACATCGCTTCGATCGACGCGGTTGCGCAGACGCGCCTGCGCGTGGTCGTGCGCGATCCGTCTTCGGTGGATCGTCAGCGTCTGTCGTCGCTGGATGTTGCGTGGGTGTCGGCCGATACGTTCCACATCGTCGTGGGCGCGGCGGCGCAGCGTTATGCGACGCAACTGTCCACGCGTCTGTCGGGCAACGGCGGCGGCACCGCGCCGATGCCGGCGTGA
- a CDS encoding acyloxyacyl hydrolase, producing MHKNKSSWIFRSAVCAAFGLASAAAHADRFGVQVAGGVANHDIKKLDLGVAWDPGLTWWEIGGFHFTLIGEGHVSYWHTTEDNAVHPSIWEVGLTPVVRFVKSSGYFRPFIEAGVGVRLLSHARITQDFTVSTAFQFADMVGVGMIFGEKQSYQAGFRFQHLSNAGIKDPNPGINFSQLYLQYNF from the coding sequence ATGCATAAAAACAAGAGTTCGTGGATTTTCCGTTCGGCAGTCTGCGCCGCGTTCGGCCTCGCGTCGGCAGCGGCGCACGCGGACAGGTTCGGCGTTCAGGTCGCTGGCGGCGTCGCCAACCATGACATCAAGAAACTCGATCTCGGCGTCGCCTGGGACCCGGGCCTCACCTGGTGGGAGATCGGCGGATTCCATTTCACGCTCATCGGCGAAGGGCACGTCTCCTACTGGCATACGACCGAGGACAACGCCGTCCACCCGAGCATCTGGGAAGTCGGCCTTACGCCGGTCGTGCGCTTCGTGAAGAGTTCGGGCTACTTCCGGCCGTTCATCGAGGCGGGCGTCGGCGTGCGGCTGCTTTCGCACGCGCGCATCACGCAGGATTTCACCGTGTCGACGGCCTTCCAGTTCGCCGACATGGTCGGCGTCGGCATGATTTTCGGCGAAAAACAGAGCTATCAGGCGGGCTTCCGATTCCAGCATCTGTCGAACGCAGGTATCAAAGACCCGAATCCTGGTATAAATTTCAGCCAGCTATATCTGCAATACAACTTCTGA
- a CDS encoding SIS domain-containing protein, producing MLNEALESADVVAAQLADTSSIEALAVKLAEQPRHVALTVARGSSDHAASYFASLAMSRIGIPVASLPMSVATLQQAPLRVSGQLAVAFSQSGKSPDLVGTMQALRDAGAFTVAAVNVTGSPLESACEYFLPLLAGPELSVAATKSYIAMLSLSAIVIAHVQRDVELLNALKSLPDGLRAAGKLDWTRAVNELKDVDRMIVIGRGLGLAIAQEAALKLKETSGIQAEAFSSAEVRHGPMEIIDKDYPLLVFAPRGPEQAGLIQLAADMRARGARVLLAAPADVAQAELPLVATDHPALDPIAAILSFYVMAAGLAAARGRNPDAPRHLNKVTETH from the coding sequence ATGCTTAATGAAGCGCTGGAGTCCGCCGACGTCGTCGCGGCCCAGCTCGCCGATACCTCGTCTATCGAAGCGCTCGCGGTCAAGCTCGCCGAGCAGCCGCGCCATGTCGCGCTGACGGTCGCGCGCGGCAGCTCGGACCACGCCGCCAGTTATTTCGCGAGCCTCGCGATGAGCCGCATCGGCATTCCGGTTGCATCGCTGCCGATGTCGGTCGCCACGCTCCAGCAGGCGCCGTTGCGTGTCTCCGGACAACTCGCCGTCGCGTTCTCGCAATCGGGCAAGAGCCCCGATCTCGTCGGCACGATGCAGGCGCTGCGCGACGCGGGCGCGTTCACCGTCGCGGCCGTCAACGTCACCGGTTCGCCGCTCGAAAGCGCGTGCGAATACTTCCTGCCGCTGCTCGCGGGTCCCGAACTGTCGGTGGCCGCGACCAAGAGCTATATCGCGATGCTGTCGCTGTCGGCGATCGTGATCGCGCACGTTCAGCGCGACGTCGAATTGCTCAACGCGCTCAAGTCGCTGCCGGACGGCTTGCGCGCCGCAGGCAAGCTCGACTGGACGCGCGCCGTGAACGAGCTGAAGGACGTCGATCGCATGATCGTGATCGGCCGTGGCCTCGGCCTCGCCATCGCGCAGGAAGCCGCGCTCAAGCTGAAGGAAACCTCGGGCATCCAAGCCGAAGCATTCTCCAGCGCGGAAGTGCGTCACGGTCCGATGGAAATCATCGACAAGGATTATCCGCTGCTCGTGTTCGCGCCGCGCGGGCCGGAGCAGGCGGGGCTGATCCAGCTTGCCGCCGACATGCGCGCTCGTGGCGCGCGCGTGCTGCTCGCCGCGCCGGCCGACGTCGCGCAAGCGGAGTTGCCGCTCGTCGCCACCGATCACCCTGCGCTCGATCCGATCGCCGCAATTCTTTCCTTCTACGTGATGGCCGCGGGTCTGGCCGCAGCGCGCGGGCGCAATCCCGACGCGCCGCGCCACCTGAACAAGGTCACCGAAACCCATTGA